The segment gaggaaagcagcttgctgtgtgataaaaacaaaaataaatagcattcatacatcactggcgcatagcatcatacatacatgggtggTAAATgtataaccacacttaatataagcatagcttgttgtgtggtcccaAGTTTACACTTTGTAATATATGCCACCCTATGTTATCTAAATAAAatcatgtttaaaccaaaagcaATTTATATGATCTTTTCACGCCCGTCTaccatgcacacgcacactcacactgaTATGCTTACGCGTGTGCATGCAAACAGAGACACCAACACCAAGACATTGTCTACACTTATACATACGCACGCAGGTGCTTAGACACACATGTACATGTGTGCAGCTACGCACAAACACATTCGTATATATACACAATTAAGCAAGCAGCGCGCTGTATAACAATACGAGTGGAACATACAATTTTCGCTGTAATTCTTACTATAATTTGTAAAAAcggatacagtcgaacctgtctaaaccGACCAGCTAAGGGACCGGCCAACACATTTTCGTAATAGACAGGTGAAGAATAAACTCATCTGAGATCCTTATCCTTAGTCGTTGTAGGCAGGTCGTCGCTTTGGAGAGGTGGTCGCGAGGGCAGATTCAACTGTACAATAAGTGTAGGCCTTTAAAATGTATTCATTCGTTAATCTGTACACAATTGTTTCAGCCTGTTTCAACGCTTACAAAGAATTGTAAAAACTGATACAATACTTCTAGGCCTTTAAAATGTATTCCTACTTCAATCTGTACACAATTGTTTCAGCCTGTTTCAACGCTCACATGGCACTGTGTGACTTGTGGTGTCCAAGCGGTCAGTTTGCCAAGGACGCCAACGGCTGTCCGCTCTGCCGCTGTGACAACACTCTAGGCAGCATCGTGGCCCAGTAAAAACTACAGTgtaatcccccctcccccccgcttttaagacctcgTAAAATCttagaaattcaggtcttaaagtggagggagtcttaaaatgggggtaaacttacagaggttatgaacactgATATCTTAAagtggaggaagtcttaaaatgggggtaaacttacagaggttatgaacactgATATCTTAAagtggaggaagtcttaaaatgggggtaaacttacagaggttatgaacactgATATCTTAAagtggaggaagtcttaaaatgggggtaaacttacagaggttatgaacactgATATCTTAAagtggaggaagtcttaaaatgggggtaaacttacagaggttatgaacactgATATCTTAAagtggaggaagtcttaaaatgggggtaaacttacagaggttatgaacactgATATCTTAAagtggaggaagtcttaaaatgggggtaaacttacagaggttatgaacactgATATTGTCACTGAATGTTCCTCCATCTTAGTTAAGACTCCTCCTAGCTGTTTGAATTAAGGCTTTATTCTCTCAGATTGTTAAGAGATCCTCAAACAGAGGGAGTACTGTACTTAAAACTGTAGTGGAGGTTACTTGCAATTACAACGAATGACTCAATAAGAATAAACACAAGTTTTGCTCTTCTATTCATGCCATTTGTCTATTTTCTGTCTTAGTCGGATTAATACATGCGTGTGACACTTTTCCCTGTTGCTGGTTGTATATTGTGTTTGCTTACTTGCTGATTGatgccggtgtgacgttttcatctttcgccgtgttgatatttcgcttctcggcctcgttgatctagtataaactctacactgaacaaaacaaaaacacccttcgacagtactgatgatcgaccttgtgtaccttacattcatggggccaaatttgtccaaccaatttgttttatttaacttagaaatttgattcatcctaaaatgttttccttcttactcaagggacgtaaccactcagtacacgttttcgaagaattcgattttgggggtgaaatctattaaattttaccaccaattttcttcacatgcaagaaactgacatgcttttcgtccataaataatttcacttcttaattttaccaggaaacaacatttcagtcttaaGTAtaatgtcgagggggaaatatgtacacaggcgaaagatgaaatcgtgacaccggtgtGAAAGGATGAAGAATCTGCGTGACTTGGTGGACTGTGATTTCCAGACAAATTGGTCTCTGGACGCTCATCCTGACCtaaggtcaaaatgagttcggctcattctctccctgacaggatgtcttgagtttccttgtctggcaggGAAACCGATTTgtgtacatatttagagctttttgtaatgtgttatggatgtaagcagattcgcgatcgtcgataatgatttttcatggtgttttgtaatttttaaattacagatcagaggaatttttattttagacagtttcaagcgagctatttttcgcggatgtatttactgtgcaaataactctaaatatggcataagtgtcacgtgataatcagtTTGGTTCCGgccctcgctggagcagacgattttgttgacagtgatgcaaccatatattacggtctccttccggcagcagtcccaaaatttcgacttattttgaccttagaacgatgtctttatcataactgtgaagaacagaacggaaatcactgtcgaagtcggccaatctgcaatcattttcgtctcgcgaacactgctcgtgaacaacatatgtGAGATCACTCTGTGTTCTTCTtatgatagattcgcgtaggactttcgcgttcggtcagagagacaactggcaatagccgtggagcaaggattatcagaatgtctGGACGCTAACAAGCACAAACATCAAAGAAAAAAGGCCTGGCTACGTTTTCAAGGAGAACATTAGTTTATTTATCAGTGAAGAGTTTTCATCTCATGAGTCGTGACGGCTCTATGAGCAGCTTCTTGTCAAATACTGTTATCAGATATAGTGGAAcatccctttaaagaccccccgcgggttagggggaagaatttacccgatgctccccaacatgtcgtaagaggcgactaacggattctgtttctccttttacccttgttaagtgtttcttgtatagaatatagtcaatgtttgtaaagattttagtcaagcagtatgtaagaaatgttaagttctttgtactggaaacttgcattctcccagtaaggtaatatattgtactacgttgcaagcccctggagcaattttttgattagtgcttttgtgaacaagaaacaattaacaagtggctctatcccatctcccccctttccccgtcgcgatataaccttcgtggttgaaaacgacgttaaacaccaaataaagaaagaaagaaagaatccctTTGAAgacatctctccccccccccacccccccacacacacataaattctTAGAAAATGTGATACGGTTTTAGTGTTgttagttttaagtgcaatccttaattcttagtaaatgtgatgtatttaATGTCTGTGGTAAcctgacactgcatggcaattttcctGGTTtttataaggcctaaaaaaaaaaataggtgtggttacggtaacccgacctaccctatttttaggggccgaccctataactttttattacatttgtcaaaaaaacaaaaacaacacaagaaaacgagtgcagaaaacgcaatgaaagcgaaagcgcccgagtcgcacacttatttccctgtcaagtaggtttaatttgtacacattagaaaaaaaagtaaaaaaaaaaaaagtgattgcctaccttcctacctatttttttttggctatgttaccgtaaccacacctattattttttttggcctaaggacagtaacattttgagtctttgagtcttgagttttgagtcttgagtcacacacacacacgcgattTTAGACTGGGAACTTCCCCCTTTTACTACATCATTTTATCCCTGAGATTTTCTGTACATTATGTCGGTAAATTCACCTGTATTTTAAAGGCACCGTCCTCCCCGTGAACACAGATCGAGATCTGGCCATGATTTTACATGGGAGAAGAACACCCTTCACTGGGACAcatatatcttcttcttcttctgcgttcgtgggctgaaactcccatgtacactcgtgttttttgcacgagtggaatttacgtgtatgaccgtttttttaccccgccatttaggcagccatacgccgttttcggaggaagcatgctgggtattttcgtgtttctataacccaccgaactctgacatggatttcaggatctttttcgttgcgcacttggtcttgtgcttgcgtgtacacacgccggggggtgttcggacaccgaggagagtctgcacacaaagttgactctgagaaataaatctctcgccgaacgtggggacgaactcacgctgacagcggccaactggatacaaatccagcgcgctaccgactgagctacatccccgcccggacACATATATCataaatcaacatcctgacggcTGCTTCCTGTGAAAAAGGGACGTTTTGTATGGATTCATTTCACATATATCCACTAAAGTTTGTTAAGAAATTCAACAGACAGTTCCTACTTTGCACAAAGGAAAGCCAGGCTTGCCCCATGTAAAACAgtgcctggacagatctgagatTGCGAGTCGAAATTGTTTTCACTGGAAGGACTGGTTCTCATAagattgacttttttttttaaatttaaagaCCTGATATACTCATATTACTGATACGACTCCGCAACGCGCATAACCGCCTAAATGCCCACATTTCCCTGGGGTCTTGAAGATCGGACCATAACCTTGAATCATCCTCCAGAGATGCCCCACCTTAAAAAAGCCTCAGGACACCCGCCGGTGCGGCCAACTGCAGTCGCCCTCCGCTGCCAGCTGTACTGAGCCAGGACAGAAGACGGCATCATTTGTATCGCTGTCCGCGCTGACAATAATCATAACGgatgtgtgatcgacaagaagaagaagactcggATTTTTCAAGATCTTAAAAAtaggggcaggggggggggggggggggggggggggggggggggggagggggggggggggttctactgcATTTATAGTCCGCTCATAAGGGTGTACAGAAATTGTGCCATATTTCTGTTAAGGccttaaaaatataaaaaaggctACGGCCTTGTAAGATTAAACTcttatttttctgcgcatcgctactgctcaccataacaaacacacacacacacacacacaaacacacactgacactcacacacactcgaacGGCTGTGTAAGGCCGTATTTCAAGTGTTTaggctttcttttctttttcttcttcttttttcttccctTTGTGATAACCATAGATAACCTATCCTGGGCAACAGACTCTATGTACACAAGATCTTGTCAGTGTCCGCATTCAATGAAAGTctggtgtcactgtcagtaagGAAGAAACGAAACTGAAAGTAGATGCAGAGTTACCTATCCTGACAGTCAGGCAGTGAGCGATTCCACATGGACTGTAAAAGACTAAAATGTTCGGCAAATTTAGCGGTGTTTCTGTCGTAAACTAAATGCATTTATTGTCTGTGCAGAGTCAAGCAGAGCGGCATTGATCTCCTTGCGGGAGAAAGCTTCTGTACCGCACACAGAAGCCGCATTCCCACGGCGCATTATAGACACGCAGAGTGCACATAGTTCACTTCCGGTATTGGCCTAGCAACACGAGTGGCGGCCTGGACAACGGGTGGCGGGGAGAATACACAGGTCGCATTTTTCGGGGAAGTTGGCCGTAATTTCTCCCTGTTTGTGATCCTCTGAATTTTCCGAAGGCTGCTTCGAGTGCCGTGCGACTCTGTGAGCTCTCAAAATGACGACAATCGCGTTTGGTGGCGGTCCCACGACTGAACAGAGGCGCGCTTTCGCCTCTTTGAAGGATGGATCGCAAGTGCCTGGGTAAGGTTCTGTTATCTTCTAACTTGTTGACCAAGTTAAACCTCTTCGAGCCAGCGATAATTCATAACACTGATAGAGCAGACAGTTAAACGCGACTTCAGGGCAAATGAGCGCGATAAgctttgttaaacctatttgaAAGAAAACCATTTGGATTGCATTGCAGTAGGCCAAAATTGCTCTGACTGATAATCAATAAGTGCAGAAGAATTGGTGTGGTTTACCATCGAGTTTGTGTGTTAGTTTCTTGTGTTCCAGTATTGAGATGTGTTAAAAAAGCATTGATATGGAATCATTCCTGTTGTTACTTGCACATTTATCAGCTAAAACCATGCAGTATAGCTGTGCTTGTTCATATGTTCCGGATCTGTTTTCATTATGGTTTTGTAAAACATTGTGAATATGTAAATTCATAGTCATTTAAATCTTATACAATGTAACACTGTTGCCAAATATAATTCCTAAGTGTGCTCAGCTGTTTGGAAGTGGGAGGGTTTCTGGAAAAAAATAGCAGCATATATGTTGTTTTCCTTGTAAATACCTGCTTTTCTCAATGGCACTTCACGGTATCATGCTACCTTATCTCAATCATGACAATGTCACTACAATTAATGTGTGAATATTCAGTACCATGCTACAGTAGAACTTCCCCTTTTAAGATTTCCTAAAACAAGACTgcctccttttgaagacctagatttttcacattttctgtcccATAACTGTTAACttacgctgatggggtctatgtcgaccaaaagagtgggattccctgtaggtggagttcctggagggggattccctgtatacagggaatcccacagggtggagtttttcaataaaacttgcaaaccatactcgaatttctaagaaatatcaaaaaagattgaaaaacatcaaattctaccgatgtcgctaagcatcacgtgactttcagcgatatcagcgacacgctacaggaactaaatcctgtggtattccctgtatacagggaatccccctccaggaactccacctacagggaatcccactcttttggtcgacatagaccccatcagcttaacttacccccattttaagatcggattttctcagatttgtggaggtctttacAGGTGGTTCCACAGTACCTGTTTATAGTCCCATCTTTTCATCCACACTGGTGTTACAGGTACCGGGGCTACATCCCACAGATCAAGTACAGAGTGGGTCAGACATATGGTGATGATACCGCCAATCTCTCCCAGgtaagttattattgtttattttttatggATGCATGCATTGTTGGCtggagaaaagaaagaagggaGTGGTAGGAAGATAGGGCAGTGGagacacacacatctacacatgaacacacacacacatgtaaccacacagacacacacacacatacacacacacacacatctacacatgaacacacacacaaccacacagacacacacacacacacacacacacacatctacacatgaacacacacatctacacatgaacacacacacacacacacccacacagacccacacagacacacacacacaaacacaccacacacaaacacacacacacacacacatgtacacttgttaaaacattttcttctgatgtaatacatgtacacttttttcacttttttttctgatgTAATTTTGAAAGTTTCATTGGTGTGGAATCTGAACATGAAAAAAAGGGTACTGTAAAGTTTGAATGGAATATGCAGTCATACAGGCGAAGGTAAAAAGCTCATTAAAGTGATTCAATTTTAGTTAAAAACAAATCAGATTTGCATACAGGACTGCACTGACTTCACCTCTTGTTGCTACAAATTTTTTTTAGGCCAAAgacacaaaggaaagggaaagTACATACATAGTTATGAATAGTGTACGTACCAGTTTCTATAAAAACGAAGTAAACTCTGTGAGCATTTCTCCGGTCCTTCACTTACACCTGGCCCCAATAACGGATGTCTGTATTATTGTCCTTTGTCACGCTTGCCTGATTCTTAATGGCGCTATTGGTAGCTGAGTACCACCATGCATTGTTGGCTGGAGAAAGAAGGGAGTACACTGCAGTGTTATGTCTTTCGCTTTGAATGGACTGCTATTGACAACTGACGGTAGCCTTCTGCATATTGAGTGACTTATTAAGTGAGGTGTATAATGTATTTGTTCTGCACAATGCGCTGGTCATATGCTGCATTATAAACAGTTTGGTTAACATTTGCCTGTAGGTGAACAATCTTGAGAAAGTTGGTAATTGTACATCATACAGTGGGACCCTCAGTTGACAACCCGTCcggattttcttagatttttggcggccttaaaaggggggttactTTATTTGGAGACAAAAAAAAGTAATGGTTCTTAAATGTTAGTAACATAATGTgcatgaaaaaacaaacagactgcaTATATCACTTTGCATTTCAATCTCAGGATTGTAGGGTCTTGTCAAAGAATCGGAAAAAGGTGCATCTCTCTGAAAGAACTTTTCATAGAGCATCTATGTGAAAGTCGATGGGACTCGGGGAATGTTTCTGTAAATagttaacacattttttttttttaatgataatTATCTCTCTATTCACATTCCATTTCATCGTTTAGGACTGCTTGCCGGTACCATATTTACATAATTTAATATTTGACttggaaggggtggggggtgggagaagtgggggggggggggggggtatgtatTTTACTGCGTTGCTGATCTTGAGTCTGAATGAATAAGACAGGTCAGACTCTTGTTCAACTCGCAGAGCACAATAATTTATTGTTTGatgataagtaatgtttaacgccctcacggtagtaccattaggggcatgttcccgggtttgaccccgacttaagatggtaaaaaaaaagacagaaaaaattaAAAGGGCCACcgcaagggagggatggttgtcAAGCTCCAGTTCATGGTCAACGAGACACCGGAGCAGGTGCCGTTTCAAGTAGCGTCATGGAGTTGGTTTGGAGATCTATAGCTGGATAATGTGTTGTTTGTCTTTTCCCAGGAGTTTGGTTTCAAGCGGTCAGCTACGGTCATTGGTGTCATGCAGCCTGAGCAAGATCCTGTGGGTAGACCCCTGCCCCGCGCCACTGgggacaacaaatacacagagaAAATGGTGCCTGGCTACACAGGTAGGGAAGTGTTTCTTTATGCGTGTTTGGGTGCTGGAGATAGACAGACGCAGGGTGGGAGGGAgtgggggagagaaagagaaagaggtaTAGTGAGAacgagagagtgagatagagagagaggaaggaggatctaggagggaggggggggggggggggaatgggggaggtaagtgaaataaagtcTGTTTAGATATTTTATCAGCCTAataattacttttattttaacaCAATGCCTGTTAATTAGAAGAAATAAAAGCAAAAAAGTACTCTGCAGATTTAGTGTTAGCGCATCGACCTTGGAAGTTCCTTACACTTTACATTTTATTAATCAGAATTCACATTTTATAGATAAAAATGAATTTAAATGTTTTCAACAAGGCAAGGGGAAGGAAGGGGGTGGGGCAGAAGTTACTTTTGAGTTATCATTGAGCTATGAGAGATCTGAAGAACAGCACTTCAGAACAGAAAATGTAGAGGTGAATTCGAAGCGTAATTGCCTTAGTGAAAAAAATCTGTTGTCTGAAGTAAAATTTGATTGACTGTAAATGTATTTCTATGTGGGGGACTCCATCATAATTTGCAAATGATTATTTTTACAGTTTCATTTTCATAAAGGGAATACTCCGAATAGCAAATGAGCTCAGTAAAAATGAAATCACATATTAACTTGTGGCACTCATGCATAGCTCAAtcggtagcgtgctggattAACAACCAGTCCATAGCTATCAGTGTGGGTTTAAATCCCATGTTAGGCGAGAGATTTATGTCTTGAAGTCAACTGTATGCAGACTCTTTTGGGTGTCCCAACAACCCTTATtgtagctgatggggtctatatatcgaccaaaagagtgtgattccctgtaggtggattccctgtatacagggaataccacagggtgtagttcctgtagcgtttcgctgatatcgctgaaagtcacatgatgcttagcgacatcggtagaatttgatgtttttcaatcttttttgatatttcttagaaattcgagtatggtttgcaagttttattgaaaaactccaccctgtgggattccctgtatccccctacaggaactccacctacagggaatcccactcttttggtcgacatcaTAAGACCCCATCAGCCTTATTGTACACATGCGATATAGATCCCAAGCTCACGGCAAACGTCTCTCATCATCAGGAATGTATCTAGATACTTTGACTAGACGAGCCTAGACCTGGCATGTCAAAGAAAACATCTACAGTGGGCTTGTTTGAGTAAAATATCACACAATATCCTAGCGTCTTACCAATACCTGTtccaatatatatatagaccaAGTAGTCTAAcagcagggtttcatttactagtgcgccctgcacCATTGGCACATTagatctgaaaatgtcccatcacaattcccttcagtgcgtcaaggggcgcattgagattacgtaccactgtgccaccaaatgtacacgttacatcggattacacacacacgcgcacgcacgcacgcacgcacgcacgcacacacacacacacacacacacacacacacacacacacacacacacacacacacacaaacacacacagataacacgatatagcggctaatatataattctcagatggcgccattgcaccattttgcatctttggtcataAAGCGTACTGGCCTCTTTGGCGATTCTTGCCTTCTATTCGACTATGTCCcttcggaatttggttgagggggacaaatgtcccattgcccttttctcccaggctaaaaCCTGTAACTTGAGCGTAATTACGTTTTGAATTCTATCACAACAGGTTACATGCCTCGCCTGCCATTCAGGTTTGGCGACACATACAAGCGGAATTCAGACAAGTGCATTGATGAGTTCACCATCAACAGAGACAACTACAACTGCAAGATTGCGGAGCTGAATCAGCAGACGGCCGGTCACCCGCGACTCACCTCTATCTCCCATGATCCTGTCGTCCGTGACAAGCTCAACCTGTATCGTGACACACATCCTCCACAGCCAATTCTCatgggtttgttttttgtgttcattgtatgtgtgacagggagactataCTGTGTCACCCTTCACAGTGGCCTATGTTCTGTTTTCTCCCTCTTCAGGgtgagggccagatgtaaaaaagcagatcactgcttactctatatTACCCGCgttaagggcagaccgggtaggcaaaatgagttatttttggtctcatacacctttttggggttgttgcatttttcaacttgtacttgtacttgtacttgtacttgttAGATGTTTGAGGCCAGTTAGGCCTGTTCATCCTTCTGTGGTCGTTTTCGTAGTAACCTTAGCAACTTTGGCATGCATGGTGGGATCAGCCTAGTTACTAGCTAGTTACTAGTAGCACTCAGGATCAAACACAGAGGGGAGATCTTTCCAGTGGGCGTCCAACCTGGCCTTAAAGGCATTCACAGATGGTGCAGTCACGACCTGGTCTGGCAGGCTATTCCACGTGTTCACAACTCTCTCGCTGAAGAAGTTGCCTCGGACATTGAGTCTGTAGCGGGGCTTGCTTAGCTTCAGGGTACTGCCTCGGGTGTCTCTACCAGCGAAGAAAGAGAACTGTGGCCGCTCTGTCTTGTAGAAACCATGAAGGTACTTGTAGACTTCAATCATGTCCCCCCTCTTGCGACGATGCTCTAGACAAGGTAGCTTCAAAGTGGCCAGCCGTTCACTGTAGGGTTTGTCTTTCAGCGAGCTTATAAGCTTGGTTGCCCTTCGTTGCACGCGCTCCACCTCCTGACAAAGTGTCTTGTGTTGCGGCTGCCAGACTGCGTGGCCATATTCGAGAATAGGACGGACAAGTGACTTGTAGAGCTGCAGGAAAACTTCTACTGTGAGGTAGTCGAAGGAACGCCTGATGACCCCCATGACTCTGTTGGCTTTTGCTGCTGAAAGGGCGACATGCTTGTTGAAGCTCAGGTTGTTGTCCACATAGACCCCCAGGTCCTTCTCGAAATCGCTCTCCTCTAGTGCAATACTGCGAGCTTCACCTGACGCGTCCGTCCCTGTCATGTAGTAGATAGCTTCTGACCTCTTATTTCCCAGCTTCAGGACATGACATTTCTCCGGGTGAAAATTCATCAGCCACTGTTGGGACCAGTCCTGGAGGCTATCCAAGTCTTTCTGCAGGGTTTGTGGGGCTCCCTCAACGTCACTTCTGGTGTAGACCTTAGTGTCATCAGCGAAGATCCGGACATAGTTGGCGACAACGTTCGGCAGATCGTTGATGTAAAGTACGAATAGCATGGGTCCTAAAACACTTCCCTGGGGGATACCACTCGTCACTTCGGCCTCTGATGACTGAACTCCATTCACGACCACACACTGTCGTCTTTCGCTCAGAAAGTCCGCAATCCAGGCCAGGATCCTTCCGCCGATACCGTGTGCTTCAGTCTTCAGGACAAGGCGTCTGTGTGGCACGCTATCAAAGGCTTTCTTGAAATCCATGTacacacctttgaacatcctggaatgcattcaataatctgcttttgtcattttagacatgtattcatgtaaataaaaccattttcaaaccgatgttttgttgtttttgtctgtgttttatcaaaaaaatcgaaaaaatggtcaactttggatactccgtgctggtaaatgtgcgcacatgacttgacccttcgctgttcaaactgtgtggaaatttccgttcttcaagatgacgtcatcaccgttggggaatttccgttgacataggcacaaagagagagaatccgttccaaccgaaaccccggaattaatatatgcaaatatatgtaggtcaaaggcatttggcgcaagcgcagtagacaacttatcagtcccccggtgtcaacaaatccatgacgttttcaccgattcagcagcatttttcaaagttttgagctgcggagaacaaccctaacattggaaatgttcggcatagtggcaagaaatatcagagaaagatgaaccagcagcagcgaacagtagaaggaagtaacaacactccgaaatgaaccaacattatcgtattgaagcagacgacattctaagattcttgactcgacgaggtgggttttgcttctttctcttttcgatcttgtttgtttgacaacgtgatttattgcacattgtta is part of the Littorina saxatilis isolate snail1 linkage group LG15, US_GU_Lsax_2.0, whole genome shotgun sequence genome and harbors:
- the LOC138949014 gene encoding ciliary microtubule inner protein 2B-like, encoding MTTIAFGGGPTTEQRRAFASLKDGSQVPGYRGYIPQIKYRVGQTYGDDTANLSQEFGFKRSATVIGVMQPEQDPVGRPLPRATGDNKYTEKMVPGYTGYMPRLPFRFGDTYKRNSDKCIDEFTINRDNYNCKIAELNQQTAGHPRLTSISHDPVVRDKLNLYRDTHPPQPILMEDHKGLYEAPIPGYDGFVPRIGPTQIGLGQRYKNRAQQGLDSFARDQFKALGRHNAAMPSDQKCVPMSARPKLGPVSLDKTPYDYVSGQAYSRRIYQTAGMIPKYTGYVPQRRYVFGNTYGDTTRSLEVCAHREPCYGEFLTTQSLPRPMVPC